In Lagopus muta isolate bLagMut1 chromosome 6, bLagMut1 primary, whole genome shotgun sequence, one DNA window encodes the following:
- the CHURC1 gene encoding protein Churchill: MRGGSLARSGVMCGGCVGTEYPERGTTCLEGGSFLLNFVGCARCGRRDFVLLGNRAAGLHGDDEIITYDHLCKNCHHLIARHEYTFSVVDDYQEYTMLCLLCGRAEDSVSILPDDPRQMTPLF, encoded by the exons ATGCGCGGCGGAAGTCTCGCGAGAAGCGGCGTGATGTGCGGGGGCTGTGTGGGCACGGAGTACCCCGAGAGG GGCACCACGTGCCTGGAGGGCGGCTCCTTCCTCCTTAACTTCGTGGGGTGCGCGCGGTGCGGCCGCCGGGACTTCGTACTGCTGGGCAATCGCGCCGCCGGCCTGCACGGCGACGATGAGATCATCACCTACGACC ACCTGTGCAAGAACTGCCACCACCTGATTGCACGCCACGAGTACACCTTCAGTGTGGTGGACGACTACCAG GAGTACACCATGCTGTGCCTGCTATGCGGCCGCGCCGAGGACTCGGTCAGCATCCTGCCTGACGACCCACGTCAGATGACCCCACTCTTCTGA